AGACTCAGTGTAGTCTGAAGGACAAGATAAAGAAAGCTATGCATTTACAGGACATGGAAGTGAAGAATGCTGCCGAGTGGAAGGTAATAGCAGAAGCTGTTGGGCATTTCTTGCCCCCGGGGCCCTTTGGTATTGTTGGGAAGAGTTGTGAGTCTCCCTGAAGATAAAGTGATAGAACAGAAAGTGTCTGTCTCTGCTGACCTGTGGCTTTGGGTGATGGGAGTTTCACATACTTCATCCCCATGTCTCTAAGGAAATGTTTTCTCCTTCCCACTTTTTCCTAAGTATACTCCCTAGGTTGTAGTTGGTTTGGGTCCACGGCACTGTGGAAAGGAAATTGGCTTTGCTTTCAGAGATACTAGTCTAGTTGGGAGGCATGAGGTGCATGCATACATGCCCACCTAAAGTTTTAACGAAACTAAATTGTAGGTGTTCTGGAGGCTAAACCAACAAAGAGATGCAAAAGTGTATTTTAGTTTACAAAGTATACAAATAAGGCATTGCCACCAGCAGTAGAGACTCAAAGGTTACAAAGAATGAACTAATACTATACAGGCCAGTCCAAAGATGCCAAGTAGGGTATAAATAGATTAGCAGAAACTTGCAGAGGGCGGGCAGGAGCTTTCTGGAGGAGTGATTAGGATGCAAGCGCCAGGGATGGTTGGGGAGTCGCATGCATGGAACTGAGGAGCAGGCCAGACAGAACAAGGACTGAATGAATCTCATGTGGCTCTAGGAGAAGGTGAAGAGTCAGCGAATGAGACTCAGCGTAGAGTTTGCAAAACTGCACCTCTTCCTGACTGAAGAAGAACAACTATTTCTTCAGAGACTAagtgaggaagaagaagagatgaATAAGAAACACGATGAGAACATGTTAAAGCTCCATCAGATAATCACTTCCTTGAAGCAGCTCATCTTAGAGATCAGAGAGAAGAGCCAGAGCTCCACCCTCGTGTTGCTTCAGGTGAGACAGGGGAGGGTTTGGTTAACACTGCTCACCCAGCTGCCCTGGTCTTTAGAGCAGAATGTCTTTCCTGGTGAGTGGGTTTAATAGAAGTGTATTCTCACTGTTGATAATTGCATTACTACCGTCATTGTACAATTAAAGAGTTGAAGATTCACCTTGCGAAGGAAATTAACATGAAAGGTATGCTGAGCTCAGGTATTATGAGATGCCTACATTCACTTGGTCTAATAGTTTGCCTAGGATCTGAGGCACATCTAAGACTTTTCATTCatcttatttatacatttattttttatttaagattttaattctttatttgacagagagagcacaagcagagggagcagcaggtagggagagagagaagcagacccccggatgagcagggagctcaacgtggggcttgatcccagggtcccgggatcatgacctgagccaaaggcagatgcttaactgactgagccacccaggcaccctttttgTGTACATTTATAATTCTTTGTTAAAATAGTAAagcaaaaaaaccctaaaatcaCAAAGTAGATAACTGTGTCAGTAGATTTTCAGATaaatttttcttactaatttttaatCATTACTATCATAGTTTGACAATATCTTTGCTCTTAGCTCCAGATTTTGATTggtatattcatttattattttgttatttatttatttatttatttttggtatattcatttaaataatttctgataTCTGGCAACCTTTAAAAGGTTATAATTCTAATTCATTAGCACtcagggtgtctggctggctcagtcagtagagcatgcaactcttaaggttgggagttcaagccccacattgggtgtggagcctactaaaaaaaaaaaaaaagtaaaaagtaattcATGAACACTTAGATTTGGGACATTAAGCCAGTTTATTATCAATAGTCCTTCCTTGGAGTTAATCTTTACCTTTATATCCTCAGCAGGTCAAGTGTCCTTATAACTATTTCAGTTTTCAGATAGGATTTAACATTTGTgaccatcttcttttttttactgcTGAGATAATTCACCTTTGGTCTTAGATCCCTCAGAACCTCTCCTTTCTCCATATGATGTCTCTGAAGAGGAAAGAACTGTTGAAGGACCCTTCAGTctatgattactttttttttctctctcattagGAGACAATGTTCTACCtttaagaaagagagacacaTGGACCCACTCACCAGTTATTTTCAGCAAGAAATCACTAGCAGGGTGTTATATGTCATCTAAGTGTAATGATTTCCAAGAATTGTCTAGAACTTTTGTAACTTGCCTGAGCTGTGAAGTTCCAGTTACATATCCAAACGTATACTCTAGGATAAcacatgtaaacattttttttcaatataggtTTAATGTCTACTCAGAATCTGAAAccttaggatccctgggtggcgcagcggtttggcgcctgcctttggcccagggggcgatcctggagtcccaggatcgaatcccacgtcgggctcccggtgcatgaagcctgcttctccctctgcctgcctgtgtctctgcctctctctctctctctctctgtgtgtgactatcataaataaataaaaattaaaaaaaaaaaaaagaatctgaaaccTCATAGTTACACATGAACGAGCAAAATGCTTACCAAAAATATATCAGCCGATATAAGGGCAAGGTAGGGAAATGATTAAAGAAGATAGAATTAGATGATAGAGTCTCAGGGCCTAAGAGAACTTATTTTACCGATTCTTTCAcccatatatgtatttattcctttattccttaatttttagCCCATTAGTTAATTCCATTCTTAGAactataaacacaaaacaaaacaaacaaacaaacaaaaactataggAACATCATAAAAACTATACTATTGTacctaatttttgtctttttatttgaatgtgtTCTTGTATAATACACAGTATTGCTTTGGTTTAcgtatttttaatttatgcaaCAATTTAATCTTTTTGCATTGGatctcttgcttttttctttagaCACTATGTTTCTAAGATCCATTCCTGTTGTCATATATACATTGGGTTTACGTGTCCATCTACCACACTTTGCCAGTTCCTTCAATCCAAGTTGCCCTAACACTATTACCActataagtaatgctgcagttTAATCATTAATACCtgaaattcttgtttttattattattttattagttcttGGGTTTGCTCCATAGCTCTAGCTCTTTCTCAGCCTCTGAAGCTGGCCTGCTTAGCTTATCTACATTGACCCTTTCATTTGCTGGTAAATGTTTTTAAGCTATATTTTCACCTTTAAGTATTGTTTGTGTCCACAGATTCAGACAGCCTTGATTTTATTGTCATAATacaataaacatgtttaaaaacattttaagtataatatctgtagagaaaaatgtataaatcCTAAACTTGACAGATTATCACCAAGGGATCTATCCATGAAACCACCAGCCTAGTCAAGTAATAGAACACGAGTAGCCTGCCAGATGCCCTGCCCTCTACCCCTATGCTTCTCTGTGAGGGTGCTCTTCCTACAGACTTCTCACATGGtttcattttgcctgtttttgaataAGAGTTTCAGTATGTGCTGCTTTTGCTTACCATTATGTTGTGAAATTAACCCATGTCACTGTAGATGGCAATTTGTTTCCTCACTGTGTAGTATTTCCCAACCAGGAGTGATTTTGCTCCTTTGGGGCAGtgctggagacatttttggttgtcacaatgtgcgggggggggggggggggcgggggactcCTACCAACATCTGGTATGTAGAGGCCATGGATGCTCTTAAGCATCCTATAATGCACAGAACATGCCTCCCATCCAGCTCCCAGCAAAGatttatccagcccaaaatgttaatagtgccaAGGTTCAAAAACcctgctgtatagtattccattgtattaatATACCAAAATCTACTATTCATTTTACTGTTAGcaaaatttgggttgtttctaaaAGTTTTTACTGTTAATTAAAAAAGCAAGTTATGAACATGACTTTTTGATGCACGTATGTCCACATTTCTACCAGTTGTGTATCTTTGAAAGCAATTCCTAGTCACAGGGCATATATGTTGGTTCAGCTTTGCTAtaacaaactattttccaaagtggttgcaccagtttgcactgtGACTTGCAATATGTGAGAGATCCAGTTGCTCTCTATATTAGGCAGTACTTAAAATCGTCAGTTCTTTAATTTTGGCGATCCTGGATGGTGTGTAATGTTATCTCAGGTCCTCAGTCAGCACCCTTTCTCTCCCCCAGAAAAGGTAGATGCATTTCCCTAATGCCTAATGAGgttgagtatttttttatgtGGCAATTAACcattcttatactttttttttttaagctttcttgaGGTATAATGTACATACCTTGTAATTCATCCACTTTAAGTGTACTTTTTATAATTAAGTAAGTGATTTTTTACAACTTTACCAAGTTGTGGAAACCTTACCAAAGTCCAGTTTTAGAGTATTTCAAACACCCCAATAAGATCACTctgtgcttgtttattttttatttttaaaagatttttatttatttgagagagggagagagaaacagagggagagggagcagggagccctggtgAACAGGGAGCCTatgtggagctctatcccaggacaccaggatcatgacctgagcagaaggcagatgcttaactgattgagccacccatgcagcCTACTTTGTGCTTGTTTATAGTTAATCTCTGTTCCTACTTCCAATCTCAGACAACCTACTTTATGACTCCATAGAGTAcccttttctaaatatataaacagaGTAATACAGTGTGTAGTTTTTTGTCTAtggaatcttttatttataatgtctTTGAGgatcattcatgttgtagcatttattagtattatatttgtattcctttttttattcctgaataatattttattatagtatataccacattttgatTGTTCAccaattgatggacattgggttgtttccacttttggctattatgaatgataCTACTGTGAACATTCACCTGCCattctttgtgtggacatatgcatttatttctcttgggtagatggtaggagcagaattgctgggttgtatcatgtatttatatttaatttgttacactgccaaactgttttccaatgcggctgtaccattttgtattcccacgacatcctcaccaacacttgttactgtctGTGGTTGAAAGAGAATAGATGGAGAAGTAGGCAAAAAGCCAGGAGAGAGTTAGCATCATGATgccaaagaaaaaagattagagTTTCAAGGAAGGGATTGGTTAATAATGTCGAAACAGTGCAGGGGGTCATGTGAGAAAAAAGACACCATGTGTTCAATGCATTCATTTTGGCAGCATGAGGTTATATGTGACATTAACAAAAGTGACTGACAGAAAAGTGTCCACTCACAGAGTTGAGTACCAGATCTCAAGAGGAGGGGATGtaacttaattatatttttattctcttcacaGAATCCAAAAGATGTGTTGAACAGGTATGAGCTGCTGTTTTCTCATGGTGGCCTGAGTCGGGGGGAAATAGGCCTGGGCTCCATAGATTGATGTGGGTACATCTTGAGAGTCTGGGTGGAGGAGTTCTACCACTAACTTTCACAAGGGGCGGGTGGGAGAGCAGTGATCTGAGCTTTGGGCTTGGAACCTTCAGTGGGAGTTGGGGCCTTGGCTGCCCGAGTTTTCTCTGAAGAAGAGCAGGCTTTTGTGCCTTCCTTAGGAGTGAGAACCAGGATGTGAACTATTCCCCTGAAATTCTAAAGATGAAGACTGTGTGCCAGATACCAATGATGAAGGAAATGCTGAAGCAATTCCAAGGTAAGCATGGTTGGAGCTcccagaaatctttaaaataagagaataagcaatgagaaaaatctagaaaagagaggaaacagaacATGCAGCCAGCAAGAGGGTCAGGAGGAATGGTGGTAACTAGAATACATGGGTATATGCTTCATTCAAGAAGCATTCGCTTAACATGTTACCCTGTGTTATAAGATGTTTGtgatacaaaaaggaaaagactgatTCTAAGAATTTAAGCAAACTAGAAAGACAGACTCCTATCACTGTACCATTGTGGGATCTACTGTTTATCatggtataaataaaatatggaagtcagagaaagaactCTGTTGCAGGGGAAGTGGGGAGTTTTCATACAGAGGTGACATTATTCTGAGATTTGAGGGATGAATAGGTGTTTGTCAAGTGGAAAATGGAGGTACACTCTTGTAAGTAGAGGGAGCAGCATGAGCTAAGGTGTGGAGAAAGTGGAGGGGAGGGTATCCAATGTGACTAAGCCATAAGGTGCATTGTGGGGAAAGGCAAGAGCTGGTTGAGATGGTGAGTATAGGAAAGTCTGAAGATAAACTTATTGGATCTCCAGGGACGTGCCAAGGCGTGTAGGTGTTGTAAAAGCTACACAGGCACATCCACATCTCTGATGAAGAACCATATGGTAGATGTCTACTTCCAGCTAAGATGACATATTGGGGACtggatttactcttttttttttttttaatttttttttctttatttatttatgatagtcacacacacacagagagagagaggcagagatataggcagacggagaagcaggctccgtgcactgggagcccgacgtgggatttgatcctgggtctccaggatcgcgccctgggccaaaggcaggcgtcaaaccactgcgctacccagggatccctggatttaCTCTTCAGCCTGAAACTTAGctaactaaaaaaacaaaaataaaacagacacagtATATGAAACAACCATTTTCCCAAACCTGGATATCAAGCAGTACAGGACAAAGAAAtgtgaaacaaatgaaatgaactGCATGATtttctccagcctccagccttaAGAGGGCTTCCAGGCCATCACAAGGAGTGGTAGGGGAGGTGGAGCCAGGTTGAGGAATGGAACGGCGTCCAGGGAGAACAAAGCAGTGAGAGCTTGCAGAGGACTGGCGAGGAGAGAGCCATCCAGAGGGCGATGATCTACAGAGGTACCCCCTGAATTTTCAGCAGAGTAATGACCACTGACCAGCAAATGCTTTTGAAGAACTATCTTAGACTGAGCAAGGACGTTTCcaaaaatgattagaaagaatAGTTCCTGGTGCTCCCACAAGGCCTAAACAAAGCCTGTTCCTAGCAGCCACACTAGAAGACTCTTAATTCCTGGGAAACTAGAAGACAATTCCTGGGAAAGTCTTGCCTCCTTAGTGGTGAATAATTAATCCTACACTGGGCACTGCTTTGGACCCACCTTATAAATCATGAATACTAGATCCAAAAGgatcaaattatttcaaagtaactGCATCCCAGGACAAAActcaagaaaatttttaaaaatgagcaccTAACAATGTATATTTACAATGCCTGGCATCCAATCAAAGATTACTGGGCATGCAAAAAGGTAGGAAAGCATGACCCATAGTGAGAATAATTGAAACTGACCCAGGATTGACCCAAATGTTAGCATAAGCACAGAAGGACTTTAATATAGTTATTAGTGCTATCCCGTAAAGAAGTATTTGGAGACGTGGGAGATCTAAAATATCCCAAGTCAAACCTCTGGAGATAAACTACAGTGATTGAGACAAATACACTGATTGGGATTAACAGGTGATGAGATGTTGCAGAAAAAATggttagtgaattttttttttttttaatttttaatttttatttatttatgatagtcacagagagagagagagagagagagagagagagaggcagagacataggcagagggagaagcaggctccatgcaccgggagcccgatgtgggattcgatcccggttctccaggatcgcgccctgggccaaaggcaggcaccaaaccgctgtgccacccagggatccctggttagtGAATTTGAAGGTGCATCAGTGGAAActacaaaatgaaacacacaggaaaaaaCCTTAAGCCATGAAAAGAGTGTTGGTGAGCTGGGGGATAATCTTATGCAGCCTTATGTGTGGTAAGTGGGATTCCTGAAGAGATGAGTGGGATGGGGATGAGACaggaaaaatatctgaagaaatagctccaaattttccaaatttagtAAGTACCATAAGTCTATAGATCCAGTAAGTTCACAAGCCTAAGCACAAGAAATATGAGGGAAACTATACCTAAACCAGTGTAAAGAGAACATTTTGAtgcaagaagaggaaaaaaaagaacatgatacttaacaatggaaaaaaaagatgatgttccatttctctgaattcaccaaatacttaagaaatctaaaaaaaaaaaaaaagaaaaaaaaaagaaaagaaagaaatctccatTCTACATGAGctctgaacaaaaaaaaaaactgaagagggaaGAATGCCCAGTTCATTCTACCTGGCCTGCATTATCAGGATACCCAGATCAGACAAAGAGATTATGAGAGAAAAGGGCGAAAGATAAGTGTCCCTCATGGACACAGAAGAATTCTGAAGATAATTTTTAGCAATTTGAACCTATCTACATATTTACAGATAATGCATCACAACCAAATGGgtttttttctagaaaagcaagattggtttaacatttgaaaaatcagtgtaattcaccacattaccaaactaaaaaaaaaggaaaactatatgaATACCtcagtagatgtagaaaaagcatttgtcaaaacctaacATCCattcccagttaaaaaaaaaaaaactcatgggacacctgggtggctcagtgatgggagcctgcttctccctctgcctgtgtctctgcctctctcatgaatacataaataaaatctttaaaaaaattcaataaactgGAGAGACATGGAGAGTCTGGGAGGAAAGAGctttgggaggcagggaggccagggaggaaaCTAGAGACACAGTTCAAGTGGAGGATGTTGAAACTGAATGAAGATGGTGGCAATGGGATGGAGAGGAGGCAAAGAACTTGAGTGGTATTTCGGAGGTGAAATTGATAGGACCTGGTGATGAATAAGCCATccagggtcagagggaaagaggagTCAGAGGACCTTAAGGTTTCAAAGTGTAAGTGTTTAGGTGGAGGTAGTGCTCTTACAGCTCGGAGAATACAGAAGACAAGATATCTGCATGTCAGGGCTAGGAGTTCCAAGAGGATGGGAGGGGACTTAGGATAGTGAGTTGTGTTTTGAGTGATCTGTTATGTGCCTGTGGAGATGCCCAGCGAGCATTGAGGGGAAAACTTGTTAACAGTGCCACCTCCATGTCCCAGTGCAAAGCCCCAGCCTATCAGCCATCTCGGTCTGGTCTGATTCAAACAAGGCAGAAGTTGGTAACATTTCTCCCAATTTAATGCTGTTTGTGAAGACTTGGGGCCATGAAATAATGAGCTTCCTGTTTTTAGGTCTTAGTGGTTTAGAGCAGAAGGGAAATGAAGATTTTACTGTGCATAAGGCCACCTCGTGGCCTGCTAGGCCCAGCTGAGGGTGAGCTGAGAGacagtggggagtctcctcctCGACGGTTCTTGTTAGGAGAAGTTCTGAACTGAAGGAAGAGGGGCATTTCTGGTGGAGGGTTGGTGGTAAGCTATTGCATTATAAATCACTGCTCTCATTTTCTCTGCAGTGGCTGTAAGTCTAGCTGTGGATACAGCTCATCCCAAACTTGTCTTCTCCCAGGATGGGAGATACGTGAAGAATGGAGCATCAGCCAGTTCTTGGCCATTGTTTTCTTCAGCGTGGAGCTACGTTAGTGGATGGAGGAACCCTCAGAAGAACACAGCGTTTGTGGAAAGATTTCAGCACTTACCCTGTGTTTTGGGAAAAAACGTTTTCATTTCAGGGAGACATTACTGGGAAGTTGAGAACCGAGATAGCCTGGAGATTGCTGTGGGGGTGTGTCGGGAGGACGTCATGGGGCTTGCAGATGGTTCAAAAATGTCCCCCCATGTAGGAATCTGGGCTATTTGTTGGAGTTCTGCTGGCTTTTGGCCCCTAACAAGCTCTCCTGTAAGTCCTACCAAGCAAGAGCCTGCTCTTCACCGGGTGGGGGTTTTCCTAGATTCTGGGGCTGGGGACATCTCCTTCTACAGTGCTGTAGATGGCACGCATCTCCACACCTTCTCTTGCCCTCTGGTCTCCTGCCTCCGGCCATTTTTTTGGTTGAGTCCATTAGCATCTTTAGTCATCCCAGCAGTGACTGGTGGGAAATGAGGTTGTTCTTCTCCTGCCCAAGAATCTCCTCCCGTACCGCAGCCCAGAGACATACATCCCTTGGCCCTCTGCTCTCACTTCCCACATACTGGTCCAGGGAACACATCAGTACTGTCCATTCCATTTCATGTTTTGTTCACTCCCTGTGTGTGTGCTGTGCATAGACAGGGATGGCAGACCCCACTGGTTGCCTTCCCAGCAGCCACTTGCtccacttccctcctcctcttctggttCTTCCTAATTGAACTGTTTGATGGGCACCCTCCCTGCACTTCAGGAGAGCCAGTCCCACATGAGGCAATTCTGGCCAATGAGCTGGGATGAGAAATTTTCTAAGGTGCTCCTGGGGAAAGATTTTATAGCTTTAAAGAAGAGGTGTTTGAGGAGACACAGCCCCTTTTCTGATGTTAGCAGGTGTCTTGGAACTGCGGAGAGCACAGTAAcagtggaaaggaagaaaacatggtCATTGGCATCGCTGGACTATTGGAATTTCCTTAATCTGAAATTTCTTATTATAGGAGATGATTGCTCCCTTATTGTATAAGGCAGTCCAGGTTGCCTTTTGGTATAGGATTATTTCACTGTCCCTGAAATTTGACAAATTTGTAGGCTCTGCTTTTGTTTAGTCATGTAATTCTTCTCTCCAGTAAGTACCGATACCCCTCACTTTTTCTGGACCAGAAAGTTGAGATCTTCCCTTACTCTGCCTGTGTTTGCTGTTATTGTTCTTCGCCCACCCACGTCTGTGCCCTCAAGTATTCATTATGGTATTCATTTGTCAGATTCTTACATTGGATATGCAAGGTTTTAATGTCACACCTAAAATGTTGGGAGACACTTGCTAAATATTCACACTGTGGTGCTGGCCTCTTCGGTAATGCTCTCATACAACTCCTGGCAAAGCTCAGTGTGAGATGGAAATTAAAATCCTCTTTCTACAAGTAAGAAAACAGAACTTTGGAGGAACTCAGTACTGTTTAGCTGGCAGATGAGAGTGTTGGGATTAAATCCAGATTTGTCTGAAGTaaaagcctgtgctcttttctagtctgtgtttattttattttattttttagtctgtGTTTATTTGTAAGTATTGAGCACAGATTAAAGGTCAGCATCACCTTtatttcaggtttttgttttgttacatgTTTTTTTCCGTGTATATGTACTTTCCTGCATTTTAGCTTTCTTCCCTACATTATAAGCTCTCAGCAGATTGTAATAGATGCAgggtagttatttttaaaacaatgattatttcTGTCTGGTTGGGTAAGTCATGTACTTACAAAATTTggaacatacaaaaatataaagaagctgAAAGTTACTGATAATCTCACCActtctaatattttaatgtatttcctcCTAGACTTTCAGTAGACTTTCTGGCAGTGACTTAACAGGGTTTCTTACAAAACCTCCAACATCTTCCCTaacctctcctcccctcctatGTTCCTATCCATCCTGGCTTGTCTTCCTCTTCGCCTGAGCAATCCCCTCATTTAATGATTTCTGTTGAGTTCTCCTTAACTTTCCAAGGTACTTGCTGTTaggagttgaattgtgtcctccaaaaaGATATGATGAAGTCCTAtctgtgaatatgaccttatttagaaattaagataaggtcattagggtgggccctgatACAATATGACTGGGACTGTGATAATTAGAGGGCAGTCTGCAGGTGTGCATGGAAATGCTGTGtgaagacacagagggaagatgatagaaaacagatgaacatatgggaagagggtaaagaaaaaaaggagagggacacctgggtggctcagtggttgagcgtctgccttttgctcagggtgtgatcctggggtccagggattgagccccgtattgggcttcctgcagggagcctgcttctccctctgcctatgtctctgcctctctgtgtgtctctcatgaataaataaataaaatcttaaaaa
The genomic region above belongs to Vulpes lagopus strain Blue_001 chromosome 3, ASM1834538v1, whole genome shotgun sequence and contains:
- the TRIM4 gene encoding E3 ubiquitin-protein ligase TRIM4; the encoded protein is MEAEDLQEDLTCSICLDYFEEPVSIECGHNFCRGCLHRSWAPGGGSFPCPECRHLSPPASLRPNWALARLTEKTRRRRQGPVPPGQCGRHREALRLFCEEDQRPVCLVCRESQEHQAHTMAPIDEAFSSYRDKLCKTQCSLKDKIKKAMHLQDMEVKNAAEWKEKVKSQRMRLSVEFAKLHLFLTEEEQLFLQRLSEEEEEMNKKHDENMLKLHQIITSLKQLILEIREKSQSSTLVLLQNPKDVLNRSENQDVNYSPEILKMKTVCQIPMMKEMLKQFQVAVSLAVDTAHPKLVFSQDGRYVKNGASASSWPLFSSAWSYVSGWRNPQKNTAFVERFQHLPCVLGKNVFISGRHYWEVENRDSLEIAVGVCREDVMGLADGSKMSPHVGIWAICWSSAGFWPLTSSPVSPTKQEPALHRVGVFLDSGAGDISFYSAVDGTHLHTFSCPLVSCLRPFFWLSPLASLVIPAVTGGK